The following coding sequences are from one Triticum aestivum cultivar Chinese Spring chromosome 5A, IWGSC CS RefSeq v2.1, whole genome shotgun sequence window:
- the LOC123103897 gene encoding activating signal cointegrator 1, giving the protein MATSASTSGEWLKGALQELRGRTGSALELDDGLISGLVSFCELAPPPDAADYLANIVGAEAAQDLIQEYLQRRGYIDPSKGAGSSQSSNLQPYLKPSADAATAQTKKQTRTQKDPASSSSQSSKIQSDAAETHAASKRGPKKKGGKAISLAEAAKGSIVFKQGKPCSCQARLHNLVSNCLSCGKIVCEQEGEGPCSFCGSLVLMEGSTYAGLSDVGVPLSDTEVAAEAYAKRLVDYDRNSAARTKVYDDQSDYFEMEGNSWLSSKEKTNLKKVHDEAQDAAEKQKGKVTVTFDLVGRKVILNSDEAAESESDQGIMRPLEQKHQVQRIQPSPSIREQPVFVETGPVKPRTDRVKQSKKLGKNGLCLEVTGRVQHDDKDPQSFLGGKMKKGDHLAYSSFGQVREGDDYECSLDFD; this is encoded by the exons atggcgacgtCGGCGAGCACGTCCGGCGAGTGGCTGAAGGGCGCCCTGCAGGAACTGAGGGGCCGCACGGGgagcgccctggagctcgacgacgGCCTCATCTCCGGCCTCGTCTCCTTCTGCGAACTCGCGCCTCCGCCCGACGCGGCCGATTACCTCGCG AATATTGTTGGAGCAGAAGCTGCTCAGGACCTCATTCAGGAGTACTTGCAGAGGAGGGGCTACATTGATCCCTCAAAAGGAGCTGGAAGCTCGCAGTCGTCTAACCTTCAGCCTTATTTGAAGCCATCTGCTGATGCAGCAACTGCCCAAACAAAGAAACAGACACGTACACAAAAAGATCCAGCATCTTCTTCTAGTCAGAGTTCCAAGATTCAATCAGATGCTGCTGAGACCCATGCTGCCTCCAAGAGAGGTCCAAAAAAGAAGGGAGGAAAGGCCATCTCCCTTGCTGAGGCAGCAAAGGGTTCTATTGTCTTCAAGCAGGGGAAACCTTGTTCATGCCAAGCACGGCTGCACAATCTTGTTAGCAACTGCCTATCATGTGGAAAAATTGTGTGTGAACAAGAGGGCGAAGGACCATGTAGTTTCTGTGGCTCACTTGTCTTGATGGAAGGTAGTACATATGCGGGTTTAAGTGATGTTGGAGTTCCTCTTTCGGACACAGAAGTTGCAGCTGAAGCTTATGCAAAAAGGCTTGTTGACTATGACAGAAACTCTGCGGCAAGAACTAAAGTTTATGATGACCAAAGTGACTATTTTGAAATGGAAGGAAATAGTTGGCTCTCATCTAAG GAAAAGACAAACCTAAAGAAGGTGCACGACGAAGCTCAGGATGCAGCTGAAAAACAAAAGGGGAAAGTGACGGTCACATTTGATTTGGTGGGCCGTAAG GTAATTTTGAACAGTGATGAAGCGGCAGAGTCGGAATCTGACCAAGGGATCATGAGACCACTAGAACAGAAGCATCAGGTTCAACGCATACAGCCCAGCCCCTCGATCAGAGAGCAACCAGTCTTCGTTGAAACAGGACCTGTGAAGCCAAGAACTGACAGGGTAAAACAGAGCAAGAAACTCGGAAAGAATGGCTTGTGCCTGGAGGTAACCGGAAGGGTGCAGCATGATGACAAGGATCCCCAGAGCTTTCTTGGTGGCAAGATGAAGAAGGGTGATCATCTCGCGTACAGTTCCTTCGGTCAAGTTCGTGAAGGTGATGACTATGAGTGCTCCCTTGATTTTGATTGA
- the LOC123103899 gene encoding membrane-embedded CAAX protease MroQ encodes MASTSSSPLSLVLLRPLPCRSLLLSKHRKPFPTPRTGRLAASAAAGAQQRLLRPPETGRWSRSSRSGRDFACLSYNNPPPPSDKDSNEWPILRRWDVPWEWQTVVLSMVGCGVSFALTGLVEQSILQYVGFSATGATIDEKAEILFLGQLSVTAVVLGVIFSITNTFRPFPDDVFRYDVKEPFKLQNGWLLWAGIGLFGAVISIALVGAAMTYLNGAPPEREKDSLVLLLPLIGSSTLSTAYLVGITGVLAPILEETVFRGFLMVSLTKWFPTPVCVILSAAVFAFAHLTPDQFPQLFVLGVALGFTYAQTRNLLAPITIHAFWNSGVILLLTFLQLQGYDIKELLGAS; translated from the exons ATGGCCTCCACGTCGTCGTCTCCGCTCTCTCTTGTCCTCCTCCGGCCGCTCCCATGCAGATCCCTCCTCCTCTCAAAGCACAGGAAGCCATTTCCCACCCCAAGAACCGGCCGCCTGGCAGCTTCAGCAGCAGCAGGAGCTCAGCAGCGGTTGCTGCGGCCGCCGGAGACCGGCCGCTGGAGCAGGAGCTCGAGGAGCGGCAGAGACTTCGCGTGCTTATCCTACAACAACCCGCCCCCGCCTTCCGATAAG GATTCGAACGAGTGGCCCATCCTTCGCCGGTGGGATGTGCCGTGGGAGTGGCAAACTGTTGTGCTCAGCATGGTGGGCTGTGGAGTAAG CTTTGCTCTGACAGGATTGGTTGAGCAGTCGATATTGCAATACGTAGGGTTTTCAGCCACGGGGGCAACTATAGATGAGAAGGCAGAAATACTGTTCCTCGGACAACT TAGCGTGACTGCTGTTGTGCTTGGTGTTATATTTAGCATCACCAATACCTTCCGACCATTCCCTGATGATGTCTTCCGTTACG ATGTCAAAGAACCATTCAAGCTGCAAAATGGCTGGCTTCTGTGGGCTGGTATTGGCCTCTTTGGTGCAGTCATTTCCATTGCTTTAGTTGGAGCTGCCATGACCTATCTGAATGGTGCACCTCCAGAGAGAGAG AAGGACTCACTGGTCCTTTTACTGCCCCTAATTGGCTCATCAACTCTCAG CACTGCCTATTTGGTGGGAATAACTGGAGTTCTAGCACCAATTCTGGAGGAGACTGTGTTCCGAGGATTTCTAATGGTGTCCTTGACTAAGTG GTTTCCTACTCCAGTCTGCGTGATTCTCAGTGCTGCTGTATTTGCCTTCGCTCATTTGACACCTGATCAATTCCCACAACTGTTTGTACTTG GTGTTGCACTGGGGTTTACATATGCTCAAACTCGCAATCTTCTAGCTCCTATTACAATACATGCATTTTGGAACTCGGGAGTTATACTACTGCTAACCTTTCTTCAG TTGCAAGGATACGATATCAAGGAGCTATTGGGGGCGTCTTGA